ACGGTGACGCGTCGGCTCTTGGAGCGGGTGGCCCGGGCGACCCGGGACGCTCCGCCGTTACCGGGCCTCGACGACCTGACCGGGCGGGAGCGGGAGGTCGTCGTGCTCGTCGGCGAGGGACTGTCCAACGACGAGATCGGCGAGCGACTCTTCCTGTCCCCGCTCACGGTCAAGACGCATGTGCTGCGGGCGTGCGGGAAGCTCGGCGCCCGCGACCGCGCGCAGCTCGTCGTCGCGGCGTACGAGTCGGGCATCGTCCGCCCAGGGTGGGCGGTCTGACGCCGCCACTCCACGTGGAGCGGTCGAGACGGTCCGGCGGGACGACGACGCGGGGGTGGCCCGCCCGGGAGTGTGGACGTGCGGCCGACGCCCGGCCGCATCAGACCCTGGAGGATCCCCATGATGTCCACCCTGACCACACTGGCCGCCCACCCTGCCGCGTATGGCGGCTGGGGGCCTGGACCGTGGCTGCTGCTCATCCCGTTGTTCTGGATCGGCGTCGTGGTCGCGGTCGTCGCGTTCGCGGCATCGCGCCGCCGCCGCTGGGCTGCCGCGGGCTACGGCCCGCCGTGGGCTGGATCGCCGACCAGGTCGGCCACGTCGGTGCTCGCGGAGCGGTACGCGCGTGGCGAGATCGACGAGGCGGAGTACCGCGCACGGCTCGAGACGCTCCGGGCCACCGAACCCCGGCCGCAGCGCTGAGGGGCGTGCCGTCGGGCGTGCCGTCAGACCGGGGCCAGCGCCTCACGGTCCCCGGCGGGGAGCTCGACACCGATGGTGTCTCCGGCGCGCACGATGCCGCTGACCAGCACGATGCTCATCACCCCGGCCTTGCGGACGATCGTGCCGTCGGGCTCGCGCCTGACGAGCTGCCGCATGAGCCCGGCCTGGAAGCCGTCGATCTGCTTGCACGGGTTGCGGAGCCCGGTGAGCTCGACGACCGCCCGCTCGCCGAGGTGCAGTCGCGTGCCGCGGGGCAGGGCCAGCAGGTCGACGCCGCGGGTGGTGACGTTCTCGCCCAGCTCGCCGGGGTTCACCGTGAACCCCGCGGCGGCGACCTCGTCGAACAGCTCGGCGTGGATGAGGTGCACCTGGCGGAGGTTCGGGACCAGCTCGCGCTTGCGCCGCGAGAGGTGCTGGACGTCCGCGCCGGAGTGCGCGTCGCCTTCGACCCCGACACCCGCGGCGAGGCGGATCTCCGGCTCGTTGGCCTTGCTGAAGGCGTGGTGGGCGCTGCGGCTCACGGCGACGACGAGCCCGGGGGAGTCGAGGGGAGCGGCCATACGGCGACGCTAACGCCGGGTCGTCGTCGTGGCTATGCCCTGTTCAGTGCGCGGTCAGGCGGGGCCCGGCGCCGCGGAGGCGTCCTGCTCCCGCCGGAAGGCTGCGCGCCACACCCGCCCGACGGCAGGCGGGGCGAGGACGGCTAGCGGCCCGATGGCGAGCGCCATCGCGCGGGCCAGAGGGTCCTCGATCCCGGCGGACAGCGCCTGGCCTGCGGGCAGCCCTGTCAGCACCCCGCTCGCCAGGACGCCGTCCAGGACCACGAGCAGCACCCCCACCGCCGCCCAGCGGCGCAGCCGTGGCCCGGGCAGCGCGGCGGCGACCAGGGCGGTCGAGAGGATGACGATCGCCGTGCTCGTGTGCTGGGCCAGCGACTCGCCCCAGGGCTGGGTGGTCGCCCCCACGGCCCATGACCAGGCCATCGAGCCGCCGAGGACGAGCACCGTCGCCAACCCGGCGCGGAGCAGCACTGCACGGGGACAGGCGCGGGCGGTGGCCGCGTCCGGGGTGTGGCCAGGGCCAGCAGCCGCAGCGGCGGCGGCGGGCGCCGACGTCGCGATCCCGATCAGCAGCGGGGCCGCCCACCACGGCAGGGGGCCGCCCGACGGGTCGTCGGCGCCCGGGAGGACGACCGCGCCCAGGAGCGGCCAGCCGGCGACCAGCGGCACGATGTTGAGCAGCACGGGCGCCAGGAGCCCCCACAGCCGGTGCCCCGCGGCGACGAGCGCGACGCCCAGCAGGGCGACGGCGGCCACGGTCAGGCCGTCGGACACGCCGATCACGGTCGAGGCCCAGACGCCGGGCGGCCGCGGGGCGAGCGACGCGTCGAGCAGCGGCAGGCCGAGCTCGGCGCCCCGCGCCCGCATCGTGGAGAACACCTCGGCGTCCGCGTGGTGCTCCCGCCACAGGAAGGAGTGCCACCGGGTGGCCGACAGCACGGAGGTCCCCACGGCCAGCACGGCAGTCCAGGCGAACGCCGCCACCAGGGACGCACTGCTCGTGCCTGGCGCTGGTGCGGACATGCGGGGACATCGGCGGTTGGACAGCCCGACTTGAGAGGTATGGGCGTCCTCTGCCGAGATGAGATGGGTGCGTGACCGGCGCCACATGCCCGTAGGCTGACGCCAGAGACACAACTGAACACGCTGCTCGAACCGTGGCGGGAGAGTCCTCCCGCGCCAGCGTCGAGGCGCCGAAGGAGCAAGCCCTCCCCGGGAAACTCTCAGGCCCCCGTACCGCCGCGGCGAGGCAACTCTGGAAAGCAGCCGCCCACGTGGGCGGCTCACCGACGGTGCAAGTCGGCGCGCCCCGGGGTCGGGCCACTGCGGTGGCGGCGACCCGCTGGCGGACCGGCAAAACTCTCAGGTCGGCGGCCCCACTCTCGGGTGGCGCCCGCCGGATGACAGAGCGGGGAGGCCAACCGCCCGTCCCGGCGTCGCCGGGCGCCACCGGAGGAGCCACCGTGACCGATCTCCACGACGCAGCGACCGCGCAGGCCCCGCAGGCCGACGCGCAGGCCGCTCAGACGTCCCTCACGCGCGATGACCTCGCGCACCGCACCGACGCCGCCCGGGACTTCGCGGACCGGCATGTGGGGCCGCGCGCGTCGGCCCTCGCGACGATGCTCGCCACGCTGGGCTATGACTCGCTCGACGCGCTGATCGATGCCGCGGTGCCGCAGTCCATCCGCACGGAGCGCCCGCTGGACCTGCCCGCTGCCCGCGGCGAGGAGGAGGTGCTGGCCGACCTGCGCGCGATCGCGGCGAAGAACACCGTGCTCACGCAGATGATCGGGCAGGGCTACTCGGACACGGTCACGCCCGCGGTGATCCGCCGGAACGTGCTCGAGTCGCCGGCCTGGTACACCGCGTACACGCCGTACCAGCCGGAGATCTCGCAGGGCCGGCTCGAGGCGCTGCTGAACTTCCAGACGGTGGTCGCGGACCTGACGGCCCTGCCGACAGCCAACGCGTCGCTCCTCGACGAGGCGACCGCGGTGGCGGAGGCCGTCGCGCTGATGCGCCGGGGGGTGCGCGGCAAGGAGGACGGAGTCGTGGTGCTCGACGCCGAGTGCCTGCCGCAGTCCAT
The sequence above is a segment of the Cellulomonas chengniuliangii genome. Coding sequences within it:
- a CDS encoding SHOCT domain-containing protein, encoding MMSTLTTLAAHPAAYGGWGPGPWLLLIPLFWIGVVVAVVAFAASRRRRWAAAGYGPPWAGSPTRSATSVLAERYARGEIDEAEYRARLETLRATEPRPQR
- a CDS encoding MOSC domain-containing protein translates to MAAPLDSPGLVVAVSRSAHHAFSKANEPEIRLAAGVGVEGDAHSGADVQHLSRRKRELVPNLRQVHLIHAELFDEVAAAGFTVNPGELGENVTTRGVDLLALPRGTRLHLGERAVVELTGLRNPCKQIDGFQAGLMRQLVRREPDGTIVRKAGVMSIVLVSGIVRAGDTIGVELPAGDREALAPV